The following coding sequences are from one Lipingzhangella halophila window:
- a CDS encoding lantibiotic dehydratase has protein sequence MAGTTPARAEPPRFRVAETLAARICGLDMSVLTRLTCPKTLSAVHTCLDREAALATEAAAISDDLFPVIGALSDNPLKPRLVGLRRAVYQGRDPGPGEWNTETADYLPGPLRERVTAWLAKSREQREALAELPTLLDAESDDKRAELRGIIADAAFQRALSQASPDLFEVVRRWLTDPHYQPRRSSLVRLVKYVVRAATKTSPFSTFTASGRAEWTTGPAPATLLAATGPARCVPELRGGVVDQLRRALVAVPALRAALPVRVNPSLTEQDGTLCFLRPGADEPIVSVPDTGEVRAVLAAAGEAEGPGRTAAELTTQIAAVRSETAAADVARFVDRMLDIGLLEAYVPVPDQSASPFAGLARWLAANAPEYTAVGEHVSVIDSALAAPAAAAEVDGQRARKEALATATRALAGELAAANEQEPAVPEETLASKTFLHDNAVFTAPVAECSRARWSPALADLDLVRRWLAAIHDPALPLRLVLGDLVAERFGPGAQLPFLELHRAVQTELDQPAGFGAELRAAMDSAYFLAPGALDDATLPRLRRLGELREQSRAVLREADGSARSAEAVRAAAAEQIATLPSWVTPPASLACYVQQLPADGDAAVVCNAVMTGYGRGRARLHHLIHLAGGPASEPDVPSGGVPDVLAELTGSFGSALNRRMPAVSHELDYPGCVPERPREQRVALGELVVGHESDTGLLRASATTPDRPVRPLHIGGTADSLLPPAARLLSHAFEGSFLLAPVAPSLAPRDAAFPPEDVVHQPRVQLGNVVLQRAFWLVPAHAVPQRSPSESRAMFLYRMVRWLRERDIPESCFVRSMGPAPQAGVDTEAAQGNWRFRKSRKPVFVDFAALFALDVLEQGIAEGETVAVKFEEALPHPGDAAENGAGERRVTEFVVEVAHHERDI, from the coding sequence GTGGCAGGCACCACGCCCGCCCGAGCCGAACCCCCTCGATTCCGGGTGGCGGAAACCCTCGCCGCACGGATCTGCGGCCTGGACATGTCCGTTCTCACCCGGCTCACCTGCCCCAAGACGCTCTCAGCCGTCCACACGTGTCTCGACCGCGAGGCGGCCCTGGCCACCGAGGCCGCCGCGATCTCGGACGACCTGTTTCCCGTTATCGGCGCCCTCTCCGACAACCCGCTCAAACCGCGGCTGGTCGGCCTGCGGCGCGCGGTGTACCAGGGGCGGGATCCCGGACCGGGCGAGTGGAACACCGAGACAGCGGACTACCTTCCCGGTCCGCTGCGCGAGCGCGTCACCGCGTGGCTCGCCAAGTCCCGCGAACAGCGCGAGGCGCTGGCGGAGCTCCCCACTCTCCTGGACGCCGAGTCCGACGACAAGCGCGCGGAGCTGCGCGGCATCATCGCGGACGCGGCCTTCCAGCGCGCGCTCTCCCAGGCCAGCCCGGACCTGTTCGAGGTGGTGCGCCGCTGGCTCACCGATCCGCACTACCAGCCGCGGCGGTCCTCCCTCGTGCGGCTGGTCAAGTACGTCGTCCGGGCCGCGACCAAGACCAGCCCGTTCAGCACGTTCACGGCCAGCGGACGCGCTGAGTGGACCACCGGCCCGGCACCGGCCACCCTGTTGGCCGCCACCGGGCCGGCACGCTGTGTCCCGGAACTGAGAGGCGGAGTGGTCGACCAGCTTCGCCGGGCGCTGGTCGCCGTGCCCGCGCTGCGCGCCGCCCTGCCTGTGCGGGTGAACCCGAGCCTGACCGAGCAGGACGGCACGCTGTGCTTCCTGCGCCCGGGCGCCGACGAGCCGATCGTGTCGGTGCCGGACACCGGGGAGGTCCGCGCCGTGCTCGCTGCCGCCGGCGAGGCGGAGGGCCCCGGACGCACCGCGGCCGAGCTGACCACCCAGATCGCCGCGGTGCGCTCCGAAACCGCGGCCGCGGATGTCGCGCGGTTCGTCGACCGGATGCTGGACATCGGGCTGCTCGAAGCCTACGTGCCCGTTCCGGACCAGTCCGCCTCGCCGTTCGCCGGCCTCGCGCGGTGGCTCGCCGCCAACGCGCCGGAGTACACTGCTGTCGGCGAGCACGTCAGCGTCATCGACAGCGCGCTGGCCGCTCCCGCAGCGGCCGCGGAGGTCGACGGACAGCGCGCCCGCAAGGAGGCCCTCGCCACGGCGACGCGTGCGCTGGCCGGCGAGCTCGCCGCCGCGAACGAGCAGGAGCCGGCCGTCCCCGAGGAGACCCTGGCAAGCAAGACTTTCCTGCACGACAACGCGGTGTTCACGGCACCGGTCGCGGAGTGTTCGCGCGCCCGCTGGAGCCCGGCACTGGCTGACCTGGACCTGGTGCGACGCTGGCTCGCGGCGATCCACGACCCCGCGCTCCCGCTCCGTCTCGTGCTTGGCGACCTCGTCGCCGAACGCTTCGGCCCGGGAGCCCAACTGCCCTTCCTGGAGCTGCACCGCGCCGTCCAGACCGAGCTCGACCAGCCCGCGGGTTTCGGAGCCGAACTGCGCGCCGCGATGGACTCCGCGTACTTCCTGGCGCCCGGTGCCCTCGACGACGCCACCCTGCCGCGGCTGCGGCGGCTGGGCGAACTGCGCGAGCAGAGCCGCGCGGTGCTGCGCGAGGCGGACGGCTCGGCCCGATCCGCCGAGGCCGTGCGGGCGGCGGCGGCCGAGCAGATCGCCACGTTGCCGTCCTGGGTGACGCCGCCAGCCTCCCTCGCCTGCTACGTGCAGCAACTGCCCGCGGACGGCGATGCGGCAGTGGTGTGCAACGCCGTCATGACCGGCTACGGCCGGGGCCGGGCGCGGCTGCACCACCTGATCCATCTGGCCGGTGGTCCGGCCAGCGAACCAGACGTACCCTCGGGCGGCGTCCCGGACGTGCTGGCCGAGCTCACCGGGTCGTTCGGCTCGGCACTGAACCGGCGCATGCCCGCTGTCTCGCACGAGCTCGACTACCCCGGCTGCGTCCCGGAACGCCCCCGTGAACAGCGGGTGGCCCTGGGCGAGTTGGTCGTCGGGCACGAATCGGACACCGGCCTGCTGCGGGCGTCCGCGACCACCCCCGACCGCCCAGTGCGGCCGCTGCACATCGGCGGTACGGCGGACTCGCTGCTTCCCCCCGCCGCGCGCCTGCTCAGCCACGCGTTCGAGGGAAGCTTCCTGCTGGCTCCGGTGGCGCCGTCCCTGGCGCCCCGAGACGCCGCTTTCCCACCGGAGGACGTGGTCCACCAACCGCGGGTCCAGCTCGGCAACGTGGTGCTGCAGCGCGCCTTCTGGCTCGTGCCCGCGCACGCGGTGCCCCAACGTTCCCCGTCCGAGAGCCGGGCGATGTTCCTCTACCGGATGGTGCGCTGGCTGCGCGAGCGGGACATTCCCGAAAGCTGCTTCGTCCGTTCGATGGGGCCAGCGCCGCAGGCCGGAGTGGACACCGAGGCCGCGCAGGGGAACTGGCGGTTCCGGAAGTCCCGCAAGCCCGTCTTCGTCGACTTCGCCGCCCTGTTCGCGCTGGACGTGCTCGAACAGGGCATCGCCGAAGGCGAAACGGTCGCCGTCAAGTTCGAGGAGGCGTTGCCGCATCCCGGTGATGCGGCGGAGAACGGAGCCGGTGAGCGGCGGGTAACAGAGTTCGTAGTCGAGGTGGCCCACCATGAACGCGACATCTAG
- a CDS encoding lantibiotic dehydratase C-terminal domain-containing protein: MNATSRQDDTGWVAAHVFCDDNPGRLAVDVLPGLVAELRESGLAQEFFFLRYWDGGKHMRFRFRPGGPGDAPAVRDLVEKRCRDYLAAHPAPDLLDEAEYEALAPTLAASEKATSYLPRQRNNSVVFMPYHREHGRYGYGAAMAAAEEHFAESSETALNLLTRGLSVEERFTGGFSALVLAWLCCGDDPGWQTSWATADGQSARVADEVNGAYASDPDTAYQRQRETLVALTAQLRALAERTTATPAPPDPASGSLIALANSFVKLRNTLRREADAGRFVPPPRYWDGATEPEPDTETGVLPVLDICAHLFCNRIGLSMRHESYIRMLAMRAVNETAPQS; this comes from the coding sequence ATGAACGCGACATCTAGGCAGGACGACACCGGCTGGGTGGCGGCGCACGTCTTCTGCGACGACAACCCCGGCCGGCTGGCCGTCGACGTCCTTCCCGGGCTCGTCGCGGAACTCCGCGAGTCGGGGCTCGCACAGGAGTTCTTCTTCCTGCGCTACTGGGACGGCGGAAAGCACATGCGGTTCCGGTTCCGGCCCGGAGGTCCCGGCGACGCGCCCGCGGTCCGGGACCTCGTCGAGAAGCGGTGCCGGGACTACCTCGCCGCGCACCCCGCCCCGGACCTGCTCGACGAGGCGGAGTACGAGGCACTCGCGCCCACTCTCGCCGCGAGCGAGAAGGCGACCAGCTACCTTCCGCGCCAGCGGAACAACTCCGTGGTCTTCATGCCCTACCACCGCGAGCACGGGCGCTACGGCTACGGCGCGGCCATGGCGGCGGCCGAAGAGCACTTCGCGGAGTCCAGCGAGACGGCCCTGAACCTGCTCACGCGGGGACTCAGCGTGGAGGAGCGGTTCACCGGCGGCTTCTCCGCGCTGGTCCTGGCCTGGCTGTGCTGCGGGGACGACCCGGGGTGGCAGACCTCGTGGGCCACGGCCGACGGGCAGTCGGCGCGCGTGGCCGACGAGGTCAACGGCGCCTACGCCAGCGACCCCGACACCGCGTACCAGCGGCAACGCGAGACGCTGGTGGCGCTGACCGCCCAACTGCGGGCACTGGCCGAACGCACCACCGCGACGCCGGCGCCGCCGGATCCCGCCTCCGGCAGCCTCATCGCTCTGGCCAACTCGTTCGTGAAGCTGCGGAACACGCTGCGGCGCGAGGCGGACGCCGGCCGGTTCGTCCCACCGCCCCGGTACTGGGACGGAGCCACCGAACCGGAACCGGACACCGAAACCGGGGTCCTGCCGGTGCTCGACATCTGCGCCCACCTGTTCTGCAACCGGATCGGCCTGTCGATGCGGCACGAGTCCTACATCCGCATGCTGGCGATGCGGGCCGTCAACGAAACCGCACCCCAGTCCTGA
- a CDS encoding SagB/ThcOx family dehydrogenase — protein MTEHAHLDDTRTPAESARTEHVWLRAGVHAATTDDGATYLVHWPERIALGSLTQPQHAMLRHLAAEPQEVPAFRTDADAGTAALVERLRAEGWLHTTVRAHGTALYTLDPVRSGESVAPREPENPVLSRFAVVTRDGATMVLSVPRGRWDIRLHDPRVFALLSALTPAAPWQERAAEVGVDAGAAAHLLRDLARGGFLADGGTPEGDALSRDQWSGPDLWFHANSRFGTRQRAGDGFGKTRWISGESGAPPHTREPFNGRRVQLHRPDLDTLRERDPSLTAAVEDSRSIRQHDHGNPISAGELGEFLYRCARSRERYYPDGGPMPDRPYPSGGASYEIEFYPLVRNVEGLAAGLYHYDPVSHELEAVSATQPTLGVLARTAQGVPGLEQPPQVLIILAARFGRVMREYQGLAYALTLKHVGVVYQLMYTVATAMGLAPCALGAGDAEAFSQAVGSDYLAESSVGEFILGSRKPE, from the coding sequence GTGACCGAACACGCCCACCTGGACGACACGCGCACGCCCGCGGAGAGCGCACGCACCGAACACGTGTGGCTCCGAGCGGGAGTGCACGCGGCCACCACCGACGACGGCGCGACCTACCTGGTCCACTGGCCGGAGCGCATCGCCCTGGGCTCGCTCACCCAGCCGCAGCACGCCATGCTGCGCCACCTGGCCGCCGAGCCCCAGGAGGTCCCCGCGTTCCGAACGGACGCCGATGCGGGGACCGCGGCGCTGGTCGAACGCCTGCGGGCCGAGGGATGGCTGCACACGACCGTGCGCGCCCACGGCACCGCCCTCTACACCCTCGACCCGGTCCGGAGCGGGGAGTCCGTCGCGCCGCGGGAGCCGGAGAATCCCGTGCTGTCCCGCTTCGCCGTCGTCACCCGCGACGGTGCCACCATGGTGCTCAGCGTCCCCCGTGGTCGCTGGGACATCCGGCTGCACGACCCGCGCGTCTTCGCCCTATTGTCCGCTCTCACACCGGCCGCCCCCTGGCAGGAGCGGGCGGCCGAGGTCGGCGTCGACGCCGGGGCCGCGGCGCACCTGCTGCGCGACCTCGCCCGCGGCGGTTTCCTGGCGGACGGCGGCACACCCGAGGGCGACGCGCTCAGCCGCGACCAGTGGAGCGGTCCCGACCTGTGGTTCCACGCGAACAGCCGGTTCGGGACCCGCCAGCGGGCCGGCGACGGCTTCGGCAAGACCCGCTGGATCAGCGGCGAATCAGGGGCCCCGCCGCACACGCGGGAACCGTTCAACGGCCGGCGCGTCCAGCTCCACCGCCCCGACCTGGACACTCTGCGGGAACGCGATCCCAGCCTCACCGCGGCCGTCGAGGACAGCAGGTCCATCCGGCAGCACGACCACGGCAACCCGATCTCGGCCGGCGAGCTCGGCGAGTTCCTGTACCGGTGCGCGCGGTCGCGGGAACGGTACTACCCCGACGGCGGCCCGATGCCCGACCGCCCCTACCCGTCGGGCGGCGCCTCCTACGAAATCGAGTTCTACCCGCTGGTGCGCAACGTCGAGGGGCTGGCCGCGGGCCTGTACCACTACGACCCGGTCTCCCACGAACTGGAGGCGGTCAGTGCCACGCAGCCCACGTTGGGGGTCCTGGCGCGCACCGCGCAGGGAGTCCCCGGCCTCGAACAGCCACCCCAGGTGCTGATCATTCTCGCCGCGCGGTTCGGCCGGGTCATGCGCGAGTACCAGGGGTTGGCCTACGCGCTGACCCTGAAACACGTCGGGGTCGTCTACCAGCTCATGTACACCGTGGCGACCGCCATGGGCCTGGCTCCGTGCGCGCTCGGAGCCGGGGACGCGGAGGCGTTCAGCCAGGCGGTCGGTAGTGACTACCTCGCCGAGTCCAGTGTCGGGGAGTTCATCCTCGGCAGCAGGAAACCAGAGTAG
- a CDS encoding TOMM precursor leader peptide-binding protein, which yields MAETPDPWLLVLGEGMLAAAIRALPSAHGREARHSGAPTLVAPVSDRWVADHDKTRERCRQRGLAMLPVRTELGRVVLGPLERPGKPGCSRCADARRDRAREDDDSSGLRAIRERHGAELSATSSALLTTLSGTMVASLLAEETELLAAGRDTRTREALLLLDLRTLEVTRHPFLPDPRCVVCSRPRRTVRPESVPVSRPKPAPDNYRVGGQPDLDTLTDVYVDAEAGLVRRVEQDTSSGYVLTQAPFGLRDNHRRRRVELGYGRTHTYPEGRGTAICEALERYAGLQQGEEPQLVRAAYVDIADRALNLGLVGWHPEESYAEPEFPYPRFDPERQRDWVQGYSLTGERPVLVPERLAYYGPHPRGLRREGILFETSNGSAVGSCLEEAALHGILEFAERDAFLITWHAGLRMPRVDPDSAADRTIPMLVHELSRRTGYRLTILDITMEQGIPCALAVAVRDGDDPDRPKAACAVGSHLIAERAVLNALAELGPTLDMLPSAYADNRDTVEAMVEDPSYVREMPDHSLLYADERSFDRFAFLTEPTATLPISEAFGASHPVIAHDDLRDDLSALLERFTDTGLEVVLVDQTTFELTRAGLRCVKMFIPGMLTMTFGHRNRRLSGVPRLREVPALLGHTDRPLLDSELNLHPHPFP from the coding sequence ATGGCTGAGACGCCGGATCCCTGGCTGCTCGTACTCGGCGAAGGGATGCTCGCCGCCGCGATACGCGCGCTGCCCAGCGCGCACGGGAGGGAAGCGCGCCATTCCGGCGCCCCCACGCTCGTCGCCCCGGTCAGTGACCGCTGGGTCGCCGACCACGACAAGACGCGGGAACGGTGCCGGCAACGAGGGCTGGCCATGCTGCCGGTACGCACCGAGCTGGGCAGGGTCGTGCTCGGGCCACTCGAACGTCCGGGCAAGCCGGGCTGCTCCCGCTGCGCCGACGCCCGGAGGGACCGCGCTCGCGAGGACGACGACTCCTCGGGGCTCCGCGCCATCCGCGAACGGCACGGCGCCGAACTGTCCGCCACCAGCTCGGCCCTGCTCACCACACTGTCCGGCACCATGGTGGCGTCGCTGCTGGCCGAGGAGACGGAACTGCTGGCCGCGGGCCGGGACACCCGCACCCGCGAGGCGCTGCTCCTGCTCGACCTGCGCACCCTTGAGGTCACCCGGCACCCCTTCCTCCCCGATCCGCGCTGCGTGGTGTGTTCCCGGCCGCGCCGTACTGTCCGCCCCGAGTCGGTCCCGGTGTCCCGCCCCAAGCCCGCCCCGGACAACTACCGGGTGGGCGGCCAGCCCGACCTGGACACGCTCACCGACGTCTACGTCGACGCCGAGGCCGGCCTGGTGCGCCGGGTCGAGCAGGACACGTCGAGCGGGTACGTCCTGACACAGGCGCCTTTCGGCCTCCGGGACAACCACCGGCGGCGGCGTGTGGAACTCGGATACGGCCGCACCCACACCTACCCCGAGGGCCGGGGCACCGCGATCTGCGAGGCGCTGGAACGCTACGCCGGCCTGCAGCAGGGCGAGGAGCCCCAGCTCGTCCGGGCGGCCTACGTCGACATCGCCGACAGGGCCCTCAACCTCGGGCTCGTCGGCTGGCACCCGGAGGAGTCCTACGCCGAGCCCGAATTCCCCTATCCCCGCTTCGACCCGGAGCGCCAGCGCGACTGGGTGCAGGGCTACTCCCTCACCGGGGAGCGGCCCGTGCTCGTTCCCGAACGGCTCGCCTACTACGGTCCGCACCCCAGAGGGCTGCGCCGGGAGGGGATCCTCTTCGAGACGTCGAACGGCAGCGCGGTCGGCAGCTGCCTGGAGGAGGCCGCCCTCCACGGCATCCTGGAGTTCGCCGAGCGCGACGCGTTCCTGATCACCTGGCACGCCGGTCTGCGGATGCCCCGGGTGGACCCGGACTCCGCCGCGGACCGCACGATCCCCATGCTGGTCCACGAGCTGAGCCGGCGAACGGGCTACCGCCTGACCATCCTCGACATCACCATGGAACAGGGCATCCCCTGCGCGCTCGCGGTAGCCGTGCGCGACGGCGACGACCCGGACCGGCCAAAGGCGGCGTGCGCGGTGGGTTCGCACCTCATCGCCGAACGCGCCGTGCTCAACGCCCTGGCCGAACTGGGGCCCACCCTGGACATGCTCCCCTCGGCCTACGCCGACAACCGCGACACGGTGGAGGCGATGGTCGAGGATCCCTCGTACGTGCGGGAGATGCCCGACCACTCGCTGCTGTACGCGGACGAGCGCAGCTTCGACCGCTTCGCGTTCCTCACCGAGCCCACGGCCACCCTGCCCATCAGCGAGGCGTTCGGGGCCTCCCACCCGGTGATCGCCCACGACGACCTGCGCGACGACCTGTCAGCGCTGCTGGAGCGGTTCACCGACACCGGCCTTGAGGTCGTCCTGGTCGACCAGACCACCTTCGAGCTGACCCGGGCCGGGCTGCGGTGCGTGAAGATGTTCATCCCCGGGATGCTCACCATGACGTTCGGCCACCGCAACCGGCGACTGTCCGGGGTTCCCCGGCTGCGGGAGGTTCCCGCCCTCCTGGGCCACACCGACCGGCCACTGCTCGACTCCGAGCTGAACCTGCACCCGCACCCGTTCCCATGA
- a CDS encoding YdhR family protein: MITVWDLARSDQTVEGLREYLRDYAVEAFSELEGMRFKVWFANPENQTWGAVYLWESAEALTRNTPPKPSKAIELIGYPPTSVSVFEVEAATAPGDEWQALAGIGNAMR, encoded by the coding sequence ATGATCACCGTGTGGGACCTGGCCCGGTCCGACCAGACAGTGGAAGGGCTGCGGGAGTACCTCCGCGACTACGCTGTCGAGGCGTTCTCCGAGCTGGAGGGCATGCGGTTCAAGGTGTGGTTCGCCAACCCGGAGAACCAGACGTGGGGCGCCGTGTACCTGTGGGAGTCAGCGGAGGCGCTCACCCGCAACACGCCCCCGAAACCCAGCAAGGCGATCGAGCTCATCGGATACCCACCGACGTCGGTCTCCGTCTTCGAGGTGGAGGCCGCCACGGCCCCCGGCGACGAGTGGCAGGCACTCGCCGGGATCGGGAACGCCATGCGGTGA
- a CDS encoding DUF6882 domain-containing protein — MTESTEARREWFSPALERLGAAHAAVAVEQTGVYNEFHPIADWNVDVEASTFRQGDITVQMVPMGTLGTDGSWVWAWANPHMHPPGSARLGASLWLRDLGEREDIPELVTPRLELSEFADARMASERLLIACLGALRAKGYGSVTVDTGARFAMVMTDSGIPDAEFDRITLPRMIMQGVQVFPHDHRATVLGYLERHGFQVTDPFGDVIAAGRDGCSLKVALDEHSRVTNVSVDGSQV; from the coding sequence TTGACCGAGAGCACGGAAGCCCGGCGTGAGTGGTTCAGCCCGGCCTTGGAGCGGCTCGGAGCCGCCCACGCGGCGGTGGCGGTGGAGCAGACCGGCGTGTACAACGAGTTCCATCCCATTGCCGACTGGAACGTCGACGTGGAGGCGAGCACCTTCCGGCAGGGCGACATCACGGTCCAGATGGTGCCGATGGGCACGCTGGGCACGGACGGAAGCTGGGTGTGGGCGTGGGCGAACCCGCACATGCACCCGCCGGGCTCGGCGCGCCTCGGCGCCTCCCTGTGGCTTCGCGACCTCGGTGAGCGCGAGGACATCCCGGAGCTGGTCACTCCCCGCCTGGAGCTGTCGGAGTTCGCCGACGCGCGCATGGCCTCCGAACGGCTGCTGATCGCGTGCCTGGGCGCGCTGCGAGCGAAGGGGTACGGCAGCGTCACCGTGGACACGGGGGCGCGCTTCGCCATGGTGATGACCGACTCCGGCATCCCCGACGCCGAGTTCGACCGCATCACCCTGCCGCGCATGATCATGCAGGGTGTGCAGGTCTTCCCCCATGACCATCGCGCGACCGTGCTCGGTTACCTGGAACGGCACGGATTCCAGGTCACCGACCCGTTCGGGGACGTCATCGCCGCCGGACGGGACGGCTGCTCGCTCAAGGTGGCCCTGGACGAGCACTCCCGCGTGACCAACGTCTCGGTGGACGGTTCCCAGGTATAA
- a CDS encoding spermidine synthase — translation MDTRGAPVAPEQDEEPRIELLRDADRDGAWILVVNGTPQSHVDLADPTYLDFEYVRRLGHVADLCAPAGRAIEALHLGAGALTLARYIAATRPGSRQRAVDNDQRVLDLVRRDLPLNRRSGVRAGVDDGRAWLERRHDGSADLVVRDVFAGARTPGHLTTAEFHAECARVLRPGGVYAANIGDGKGLAHTRAQVATAAEVLADVALIAEPSVLRGRRFGNLVLVASDRALPVDTLAHRAHRDPDMARVLAGPELRNFVAGAPPVHDATAEDSPEPPEGAFAR, via the coding sequence ATGGACACGCGAGGGGCGCCTGTGGCGCCGGAACAGGACGAGGAACCGCGCATCGAACTCCTGCGCGACGCCGACCGGGACGGTGCGTGGATCCTCGTCGTCAACGGCACCCCGCAGTCCCACGTCGACCTCGCCGACCCCACATACCTCGACTTCGAGTACGTAAGGCGGCTCGGCCACGTAGCGGACCTGTGCGCACCGGCCGGTCGGGCGATCGAGGCGCTGCACCTCGGCGCGGGCGCGCTGACGCTCGCCCGCTACATCGCGGCCACCCGGCCCGGATCGCGGCAACGGGCGGTCGACAACGATCAGCGAGTGCTCGACCTCGTGCGCCGCGACCTCCCGCTGAACCGCCGCTCGGGCGTGCGCGCCGGCGTCGACGACGGGCGCGCCTGGCTGGAGCGGCGGCACGATGGCAGCGCCGACCTGGTCGTGCGCGACGTCTTCGCCGGGGCGCGCACTCCCGGCCACCTCACCACCGCGGAGTTCCACGCCGAGTGCGCGCGAGTGCTGCGCCCCGGGGGCGTGTACGCGGCCAACATCGGCGACGGCAAAGGGTTGGCGCACACGCGGGCGCAGGTCGCCACCGCCGCCGAGGTCCTCGCCGACGTGGCCCTGATCGCCGAACCCAGCGTGCTGCGGGGGCGCCGCTTCGGCAACCTCGTCCTGGTCGCCTCCGACCGGGCACTGCCGGTTGACACGCTCGCCCACCGCGCCCACCGCGACCCCGACATGGCGCGCGTGCTCGCGGGCCCCGAGCTGCGCAACTTCGTCGCCGGCGCGCCTCCGGTACACGACGCCACCGCGGAGGACTCCCCGGAGCCACCCGAAGGCGCGTTCGCGCGGTGA
- a CDS encoding sensor histidine kinase, which translates to MRGHLQRALGRLLSPPGPGTRGTGRRVSREDLLLTLAFGFFVGLSTMYADLAAPASENQPLLPWGLALIALAVVPLAVRNVYPFPVAAVSASAATVYYPLNHPDGAVIVAGAFALYTAVARGYRWLGWLLGLTQFLIVHIWEAVAFGSPRLEYAAGMFAWMLVVLVAGEVARKRTEYNSEQRARREEAEHAREEEMRRRSADERVRLAREVHDVIAHNISLINVQAGTALYLMDSEPERARDALSTIKTASKETLQELRSTLGTLRSADEAAPRSPPAGVDRIPELVERTRAAGIDVDLRSEGEPRRLGAHTDAASYRIVQEALTNAVRHAGATAISVRLRYDKAALAVEIEDNGSGAPYGFVSGNGIAGMRERAAALGGDLHAAPVKEGGFRVRARLPDNGIEDT; encoded by the coding sequence ATGCGCGGTCACCTGCAGCGAGCCCTCGGTCGGCTCCTTTCGCCCCCGGGTCCCGGTACACGCGGGACCGGGCGGCGCGTTTCCCGCGAGGACCTGCTGCTCACGCTGGCCTTCGGGTTCTTCGTCGGCCTGAGCACCATGTACGCCGACCTGGCGGCCCCGGCCAGCGAGAACCAGCCGTTGCTGCCGTGGGGACTGGCGCTGATCGCGCTCGCCGTGGTCCCGCTCGCGGTGCGCAACGTGTACCCGTTTCCGGTGGCCGCCGTGTCGGCGAGCGCAGCGACCGTCTACTACCCGCTGAACCATCCCGACGGCGCCGTCATCGTCGCCGGGGCCTTCGCGCTCTACACCGCCGTGGCGCGCGGATACCGGTGGCTGGGATGGCTGCTCGGGCTCACCCAGTTCCTGATCGTGCACATCTGGGAGGCGGTCGCCTTCGGCTCGCCGCGTCTGGAGTACGCGGCGGGTATGTTCGCGTGGATGCTCGTCGTGCTCGTCGCGGGCGAGGTGGCGCGGAAGCGCACCGAGTACAACTCGGAACAGCGCGCACGCCGGGAGGAGGCCGAACACGCCCGCGAGGAGGAGATGCGCCGCCGCAGCGCCGACGAGCGGGTGCGGCTCGCCCGCGAGGTGCACGACGTCATCGCGCACAACATCTCGCTGATCAATGTGCAGGCGGGTACGGCCCTGTACCTGATGGACTCCGAGCCCGAACGTGCCCGCGACGCGCTGTCGACCATCAAGACCGCCAGCAAGGAGACGCTGCAGGAGCTGCGCTCCACACTGGGGACGCTGCGTTCCGCCGACGAGGCGGCGCCCCGCTCCCCTCCAGCCGGGGTCGACCGCATCCCCGAGCTGGTCGAACGGACCCGGGCCGCAGGGATCGACGTGGACCTGCGCAGCGAGGGTGAACCCCGCCGGCTCGGCGCGCACACCGACGCCGCGTCCTACCGGATCGTGCAGGAGGCGCTGACCAACGCCGTGCGACACGCCGGGGCGACGGCGATCAGCGTCCGCCTGCGCTACGACAAGGCGGCGCTGGCCGTCGAGATCGAGGACAATGGTTCCGGCGCGCCATACGGCTTCGTGTCCGGCAACGGGATCGCCGGCATGCGGGAGCGCGCCGCCGCGCTCGGTGGGGATCTGCACGCCGCTCCGGTCAAGGAGGGGGGTTTCCGCGTCCGGGCGCGCCTGCCGGACAACGGAATCGAGGACACGTGA